The Candidatus Polarisedimenticolia bacterium DNA segment CGAATCGCACCCTTTTCCGCACCGCCGGATGGGCGTCCGCCGGCGCCGCCGAGAATCCCACTTCCTCCAGGACCTCCAGGTCCACCACGTCATCCCCGATGAAGCAGACCGATTCGGCAGCGATCCGCCGACGCGCCAGGATCTCGCGGTAAATCTCAACCTTGTTGCTGACC contains these protein-coding regions:
- a CDS encoding HAD hydrolase family protein encodes the protein VSNKVEIYREILARRRIAAESVCFIGDDVVDLEVLEEVGFSAAPADAHPAVRKRVRFVTRAPGGKGAVREVADFILAAKGRSLSAGPAGGNPPQ